The stretch of DNA gtagcctatatgtaggatgaacaagttGAAGTATCTCATGTACAACAGGAGAACTGTAATTAATAACAGTATCTTGTGTTTTTGATAAATGAATAGATTATATGTGCTTTTGCCAAAGGGGGGAATGGGTAACTTTTCCCATTTGTGAGATGATTGATAGGTTAATTGGTTCCACTATAGTTAGCattttatatatctctatatatctttatctatatatatacatatgtatcttatAACATCATGTTGCTTATCTTAAATATGCACAAtaacattgattttaaaaaaacaaacaattgtaTATACATTctatggaataatattcagcaataaaaaggaacaaagtattCATATATACAGCAACTTAGATGAATATCTGTAGAGTTTCTGATTTTTCAAAAGCCAACCTGAGAAGGATATATACCATATTATTCTCCTAGAAGGAGGGATATCTGTGGAGATGTAACTGTTcactatcttgattgtgatgatgggcACACTAAATTACACACATAAAATTGTATAGTACTATATGCATACACGGATACAGATAAACCAACAagggaaatattaataaaatcagtAGATTGTATCAGTATCAAGATCCTGGTATTATACTACATTGTATCATACTAGCATCTTGATGTTGATACAATATTATACTAcagttttgtaaaatattacCATTAGAGGAAACAGGGTGATGAGTATATGATTACTCCTTGTGTTATTTCTTGCAACTGCATGTAAATCTATAATAATCTCaaaaaacatttcattaaaaatctaaaacatgGGAAAGTTATCTGATGCAAACTATAAGAAACCTGGCATAGCCATGTTAacgttaaaaaatatataattcaaaatgagGAGCATCACTAGAGATAGAGGCAtagtttataacaataaaataaacaatttatctGGATTCCCAAAACTAACATGGAAAAGATCTTCCAATGTgctatatataaatgaataaataagcccAAGGAAATAAACTCCTATATGAGCTGAACACTGCCTTTCTcttctatttatatttcatataatttaaagTTATGTGAGTTCCTCATGTGATTTAACCTGAAGCATAATATCAGTTAACAAAAGATAGTAATGGCATCACATTCcaatttgctttaaaaagcaaaacatggTAATTGGGATTtgcatttattcatcattttaatCTAAATTCAGTACTAAAGGAGAAAAACCCTGACTTTCTGCTCTTTTCatggaaaaattataaagcagTTTACTTTTGTGTCTCTCAAATTTCACTTCCTAGAAATAACAACACTGTTTAACCGATTTCTTTTAGCTTATTTAGAGAACATGTACATGCCAAAGTCCAATGTAAATTTCATGAGTCACTTGAGGACAAACATATTTGGAGAGAGTAAACCTTTAAACGGATTTTATTGTCAACAGCTAGAAGTATCTCTATGAAATAATGATCTCTATGACTACAAAATAACATCTACCTCCTGATAGCAAAAGAACTGAGGAAGCTCTTTCCACTACGGCTGTATTGCACTGGTGAGTCCGGGCCCATGGATGAGAAATTGATGCGAGGATCAATACAAGCttaatttgaattaataaaaggaaatattttctccctttgaaCTTATCTCCGTAAAGCCATTGTGCCTCCTCTTGGGGGTCACGTGTTCACAATCAATGGCCTTTGAGGAGCTCTTGAGTCAAGTTGGAGGCCTTGGGAGATTTCAGATGCTTCATCTGGTttttattcttccctctctcaTGTTATTAATCCCTCATATACTGCTAGAGAACTTTGCTGCAGCCATTCCTGGTCATCGTTGCTGGGTCCACATGCTGGACAATAATACTGGATCTGGTAATGAAACTGGAATCCTCAGTGAAGATGCCCTCTTGAGAATCTCTATCCCACTAGACTCAAATCTGAGGCCAGAGAAGTGTCGTCGCTTTGTCCATCCCCAGTGGCAGCTTCTTCACCTGAATGGGACTATCCACAGCACAAGTGAGGCAGACACAGAACCCTGTGTGGATGGCTGGGTATATGATCAAAGCTACTTCCCTTCGACCATTGTGACTAAGGTAAAGGGTCCTGTTAACCTGTTCTGGATACACAATCCAGgtgtttagaagaaaataaacatgcttTAAGCCTCTAGTTATTGTGTAGATAGTGTAGTCAGCACTCAGACACTCTTTTGGCAAATAGtgattgctcttttttttttttttttttttttttttgagatggagcttgactcttgttgcccaggctggagtgcaatagtgagatctcagctcactgcaacctccacctctgaggttcaaacaattctcctgcctcagcctctgaagtagctgggattacagacatgcatcatgacactcagctaattttttttctttgtatttttagtggagacaaggtttcaccatgttggccagacagatctcaaactcctgacctcaggtgatccacccgaaagtcctgggattgcagatgtgagccaccgcacctggctacttattttttaattgtcagGCACTTACATTGAATTTGAGGCAATGAACTCAACCAACTAGATATAAATACAGCTATCACAAAACTAGCTTGAAGAGAAGACTAATGATTAGAAAAATATTCTTCCTGGTCACTTGTTCTCAGCCTAAGTTGCAAATTGGAAACatctgtgttatttttaaaatctgcctgctttggctaCATGTTACAGAAGCAAATCAGAGTGGATTTCATACTAGCATCAATGGTTTAAAAAGTCTCCTTAATGTGTTTAATGTGTAACAaaaattgagaaccactgaggtATGCAGTGCTGAATGAATATAAAGACAGACATTAACATAACCTGGAAGGTTTTGTGTGAGGATTTCCAGAGAAATCCATGCTTAAGCCAAGACTTGAATGGTATAGGTAAGAAAATGTAGTAAAAAGAGGCTAGAGAGTGTGTCCACTGAAAGCTATTGCAGCAAGTGAACAATGAGAAGTCAAAAGCTGCTGTGAAGCTATGCTGTATTGGCTTCCTTCTCTTCCAGTGGGACCTGGTATGTGATTATCAGTCACTGAAATCAGTGGTTCAATTCCTACTTCTGACTGGAATGCTGGTGGGAGGCATCATAGGTGGCCATGTCTCAGACAGGTGAGTGTCTCCAGATCAGGGTTATCATTACTCTGCAGTGTTTTTATCAgcttacaattaatttttttcacaaagaAGTGTTATTGAGTTACAATATGCAATTTACACTGTTGGTGCTGCTCTGTTCCCCAGAGAGTTAGATACAGAAATGAATTACAGTGAGTTTAGTGAGTGCCATTTTGTTGCCACAGAGATCTCTGAACAGCATCTCTGTATAGGATActgaatacaaaaatatcaaaatagagAATTCATCCTCCTTGAAGatacaaatatatgaaatggTGTGTAGACCTTGGCTAGGGATATTGTGTTAAGTCCCTCCTGGACTCTGTGAGCTAAATGCTTGTGGGCT from Homo sapiens chromosome 11, GRCh38.p14 Primary Assembly encodes:
- the SLC22A10 gene encoding solute carrier family 22 member 10 isoform X7, whose amino-acid sequence is MAFEELLSQVGGLGRFQMLHLVFILPSLMLLIPHILLENFAAAIPGHRCWVHMLDNNTGSGNETGILSEDALLRISIPLDSNLRPEKCRRFVHPQWQLLHLNGTIHSTSEADTEPCVDGWVYDQSYFPSTIVTKWDLVCDYQSLKSVVQFLLLTGMLVGGIIGGHVSDRWLVESARWLIITNKLDEGLKALRKVARTNGIKNAEETLNIEVVRSTMQEELDAAQTKTTVCDLFRNPSMRKRICILVFLRFANTIPFYGTMVNLQHVGSNIFLLQKCRPCVWLWHVWESAVLLLLFPVLLFTSLNSSPLFSGQELQE